One Acutalibacter muris DNA window includes the following coding sequences:
- a CDS encoding HAD family hydrolase, with amino-acid sequence MKAPKCVLFDIDNTLLMKRPSIPEKVYETAKQFLPELAFEDVERSYAKSELWQGEQIQKENETGVRMPDEEYLQNIFGIYREALGLPEEALEGLRDVFMHKYFMEYELVPGAVETLERLKSRGLKLGIVSNNTPKVRAKLAELGLDKFFGSVVISEEVGLYKPDPAILELACEQLGAAPGDSVYVGDHPFDILCAHAADMPVIWRPVNPYMAVPDHIGPPEHKIGTLTEIVELLDN; translated from the coding sequence ATGAAAGCACCAAAATGTGTGCTCTTTGACATTGACAATACACTCCTGATGAAACGTCCCTCTATCCCGGAGAAGGTTTACGAGACTGCTAAGCAGTTCTTGCCGGAACTGGCATTTGAGGACGTAGAACGGTCCTATGCCAAGAGCGAGCTCTGGCAGGGAGAGCAGATACAAAAGGAGAACGAGACCGGCGTTCGTATGCCCGACGAGGAGTATCTGCAAAATATTTTCGGGATCTACAGGGAGGCTTTAGGCCTGCCGGAGGAGGCCTTGGAGGGGCTTCGGGACGTGTTCATGCACAAATACTTTATGGAGTATGAGCTTGTCCCCGGGGCGGTGGAGACACTTGAACGACTGAAGTCCCGGGGTCTGAAGCTGGGTATCGTGAGTAATAACACCCCCAAGGTACGGGCAAAGCTTGCGGAGCTAGGTCTGGATAAGTTCTTCGGGAGCGTAGTCATCTCCGAGGAGGTGGGCCTGTATAAGCCCGACCCGGCTATCCTTGAGCTGGCCTGTGAACAGCTGGGAGCTGCCCCTGGGGACAGCGTGTATGTGGGCGACCATCCCTTTGACATACTCTGCGCCCACGCGGCGGATATGCCGGTCATCTGGAGGCCGGTGAACCCGTATATGGCTGTGCCAGACCATATAGGCCCGCCGGAGCATAAAATTGGCACATTAACGGAGATAGTTGAACTGTTAGATAATTAA